One Capra hircus breed San Clemente chromosome 29, ASM170441v1, whole genome shotgun sequence genomic region harbors:
- the LOC102169373 gene encoding pregnancy-associated glycoprotein 1-like, whose translation MRWLVLLGLVAFSECIVKIPLRRVKTMRKNPSGKNMMNNFLKEHAYRLSQISFRGLNLTHPLSNYIDMLYMGNITIGTPPQEFQVVFDTGSSDLWVPSSFCTILACATQARFRHLQSSTFRLTNRTFRITYGSGGLKGVVAHDTVRIGNLVSTDQPFGLTLKEYGFAHITFDGVLGLNYPNISYSGAIPIFDKLKNEGAISEPVFAFYLSKDEQEGSVVMFGGVDHRYYKGELNWIPLTKAGDWIIRLDSISIKRKVIACSGDCEAVVDTGATYIGGPRTLVNKIQKLIGARRRGNKYTISCSKINTLPSVTFTINGINYPMPGPAYILKDNAGRCCTTFQENRVRLSTESWFLGNVFLRVYFSVFDRGNDRIGLAPAV comes from the exons ATGAGGTGGCTTGTGCTCCTCGGGCTGGTGGCCTTCTCAGAGTGTATAGTCAA AATACCTCTAAGGAGAGTGAAGACCATGAGAAAAAACCCCAGTGGAAAAAATATGATGAACAATTTCCTGAAGGAGCATGCTTACAGACTGTCCCAGATTTCTTTTCGTGGCTTAAATCTAACTCACCCACTGAGCAACTACATTGAT ATGCTCTACATGGGTAACATCACCATTGGAACACCCCCTCAGGAATTCCAGGTTGTCTTTGACACAGGCTCATCTGACTTGTGGGTGCCCTCCAGCTTTTGCACCATACTAGCCTGTG CTACACAGGCTAGGTTCAGACATCTTCAGTCTTCCACCTTCCGGCTTACCAATAGGACCTTCCGTATCACCTATGGATCTGGGGGCCTGAAAGGAGTTGTTGCTCATGACACAGTTCGG ATTGGGAACCTTGTAAGTACTGACCAGCCGTTTGGTCTAACCCTGAAGGAATACGGGTTTGCGCATATAACTTTTGATGGTGTCTTGGGCTTGAACTACCCCAACATATCCTATTCTGGAGCAATCCCCATCTTTGACAAGCTGAAGAATGAAGGTGCCATTTCGGAGCCTGTTTTCGCCTTCTACTTGAGCAA AGACGAGCAGGAGGGCAGTGTGGTGATGTTTGGTGGGGTGGACCACCGCTACTACAAGGGAGAGCTCAACTGGATACCACTGACCAAAGCAGGTGACTGGATTATACGCCTGGATAG CATCTCCATTAAAAGAAAGGTTATTGCTTGTTCTGGTGACTGTGAGGCCGTTGTTGACACCGGGGCAACATATATCGGAGGCCCAAGAACACTGGTCAATAAAATACAGAAGCTCATCGGTGCCAGGCGACGGGGTAACAAG TACACCATTTCATGTTCTAAGATCAATACCCTGCCCTCTGTTACCTTCACAATCAACGGCATCAACTACCCAATGCCAGGTCCAGCCTACATCCTCAAG GATAATGCAGGCCGCTGCTGTACCACCTTTCAAGAGAACAGAGTAAGACTATctacagagtcctggttcctggGAAACGTCTTCCTGAGGGTGTATTTCTCGGTCTTTGATAGAGGAAATGACAGGATTGGCCTGGCACCGGCAGTGTAA